One region of Oryza glaberrima chromosome 7, OglaRS2, whole genome shotgun sequence genomic DNA includes:
- the LOC127779771 gene encoding LOW QUALITY PROTEIN: BRCT domain-containing protein At4g02110-like (The sequence of the model RefSeq protein was modified relative to this genomic sequence to represent the inferred CDS: inserted 1 base in 1 codon), with product MPAHGGQDADNRRLFAGVRFALLGFDPVSESQYRSEMVQRGGVDAGAYGAGCTHLIVCDLLYDNPICVAARKDGTKVVSEQWVDDSLDLGEMADADRVLYRPVRDFSGIPGSQSLRICLTGYQKNWRDDIMKMASLMGAEFSKSFDALKDTHLICYKFEGEKYKVAKRENTAKRANVNLVNHQWLEDCLMAWKILPADDYTKSGWEIEIMAAQAKDSEDDEEEAGRSSSHSKRATRSARTKEIRMATLVDPHSQAPTRDPTISSCSAEITAGGHMSTPERITKAGGSTSRSLNIKSDIRNTPISADSDAYESAHFPLNGKEEAPAAQVHRAEAKDDAKMAVDASPGAHCISNIAGTTVCSDHHVHQSTTAPAMLVDKTETIGGNCLDSSNQNNVNIALWSTPSKETFSEKTLRPSGISGNVGQKDGGSTPDLNTAVDQSNTERELTLCEANLRLTGNAASKKNSQVLSYNRRRCQKSVSPEANLKPTGSPQSFEGVTPRVDFTISPSMKSDHKISDITDAESLRDVEIVKKVNKSSGALAQKRASKLSSISMKPSVSSETGTANSPFSSRESASEAATFSDPSRNSAESVILTAKEKSGPSKSNLLSYRRALKLARPVEGEKLSENSTKSKKSLRENTLALHEVDKGGSSSENGLRSEKGCAANSSADSEVDKRSSSSSLQNRDTEMSDVPQVDKTEVVAPNTDFAIVVSHQNMEVVPKAIQVTATISECETFPQEEPTSKVKNASVKRFGNASNKAATRSVKNKDEIVSFKSDGDKVVSRDNVEVQPEKNHARPNGAECTVFIPEEIPNSKANNAATNNSRDALQMNTALALSKTELAEKNPGSASADEYRKSSCEKVSQTADVEMPDAPIVDSTGAMFSKSGFKEVFPPENAGSCPKRLSTNTNMGGPETCTPRIVPNNRVRKAAAKRKVSAVQQNSFGDVPCKNSSAVVSEFKFVYKRASEGPRNGSKKTMDQNLQSSNEDEARDAGVSFSEDDMRDRSKILQNSQARSSKRQKAADLMDGSTDHDKENLPGNHNISKSKYGNSCTSLNSFIQAAGSGKDRLADRGVVEENDCGMLTVLEPRLFILSGHRLLRKEYKLILRRLKGKVCRDSHQWSFQATHFISPELRRTEKFFAAAAAGRWILKSDYLTACNEAGKFLEEEPFEWHGNGLNNGDTISLDAPRKWRQLRQHTGHGAFYGMQIIIYGECISPSLDTLKRAVRAGDGTILATSPPYTRFLKKPDHVDFAVVSAGTPSADAWVEEFKRQGIPCISADYLVEYICKPGQSLNKHVLFNMHDLADKSHAKLLKGQLDDVLGEATXGDAAEPTCSACGSNDREGGLMLICGSGSDEENGTRMHIPLEAEAEATPGDGGEWLCTSCHKNKFPHKSAKSRVLKHS from the exons ATGCCCGCACACGGCGGCCAAGATGCCGACAACCGGCGCCTCTTCGCCGGCGTCCGCTTCGCGCTCCTTGGCTTCGACCCCGTCTCCGAGTCCCAG TATCGCTCCGAGATGGtgcagcgcggcggcgtggacgccGGGGCCTACGGCGCAGGCTGCACCCACCTCATCGTCTGCGACCTCCTATAC GATAACCCAATCTGCGTGGCGGCGCGCAAGGACGGCACCAAGGTCGTATCCGAGCAATGGGTGGACGATAGCTTGGATCTCGGAGAGATGGCTGATGCTGATCGG GTACTATATAGACCAGTGAGAGATTTcagcggcataccgggtagtcaATCACTACGCATTTGCTTGACAGGGTACCAAAAGAATTGGCGTGACGATATTATG AAAATGGCTTCTTTGATGGGAGCAGAGTTCTCCAAGAGTTTTGATGCGCTCAAAGACACCCATCTCATTTGCTATAAATTTGAAG GTGAGAAGTACAAAGTTGCAAAACGGGAAAATACCGCCAAACGGGCAAATGTCAATCTGGTTAATCATCAGTGGCTGGAAGATTG CTTAATGGCATGGAAAATTCTTCCAGCTGATGATTATACGAAAAG CGGTTGGGAAATAGAGATAATGGCAGCACAAGCCAAGGACTccgaagatgatgaagaagaagctgGTAGAAGCTCATCTCATAGTAAACGTGCAACTAGAAGCGCACGCACTAAAGAGATTAGAATGGCTACTCTTGTTGATCCTCATAGTCAAGCACCCACTAGAGATCCTACTATCTCCTCTTGCAGTGCAGAAATTACTGCTGGAGGACACATGAGCACTCCAGAGCGGATTACGAAAGCAGGAGGTTCAACCAGTAGATCACTCAACATTAAATCAGACATACGGAATACTCCAATATCTGCTGATTCTGATGCTTATGAATCTGCCCATTTTCCTCTTAATGGCAAGGAAGAGGCTCCTGCAGCTCAGGTCCACAGAGCTGAAGCTAAAGATGATGCTAAAATGGCAGTTGATGCTAGTCCTGGTGCACATTGTATTTCCAACATAGCTGGGACCACAGTTTGTTCTGATCATCATGTGCATCAATCAACTACTGCACCTGCTATGTTGGTGGACAAAACAGAGACCATTGGTGGAAATTGTTTGGATAGCAGTAATCAGAACAATGTGAACATTGCACTTTGGTCAACCCCTTCTAAAGAAACTTTCTCAGAGAAAACATTACGGCCATCAGGTATAAGTGGAAATGTAGGCCAGAAGGATGGTGGATCTACACCTGATCTTAATACTGCAGTTGATCAGTCAAATACTGAACGGGAGCTAACTTTGTGTGAGGCTAATTTGAGATTAACAGGCAATGCAGCATCAAAGAAGAATAGCCAAGTCTTAAGTTACAACAGAAGACGTTGCCAGAAGTCTGTGTCACCAGAAGCTAATTTAAAACCAACAGGATCACCACAAAGTTTTGAGGGAGTTACCCCAAGGGTTGACTTTACTATTTCTCCATCAATGAAAAGTGATCACAAAATTAGTGACATTACTGATGCTGAAAGCCTGAGAGACGTTGAGATAGTAAAGAAGGTGAATAAATCAAGTGGTGCACTTGCTCAGAAGAGGGCAAGTAAGCTTTCTTCAATCAGTATGAAGCCATCCGTAAGCTCAGAAACTGGAACTGCAAATAGTCCTTTCTCAAGCAGGGAAAGTGCATCTGAAGCAGCAACGTTTTCTGATCCCAGTAGAAACTCTGCTGAATCTGTGATTTTAACTGCAAAAGAAAAGTCTGGCCCATCTAAAAGCAACCTGTTGAGCTATAGGAGGGCCTTGAAACTTGCAAGGCCTGTTGAAGGAGAAAAGCTTTCTGAAAACTCTACTAAGAGTAAGAAATCACTGAGAGAAAATACACTTGCACTGCATGAGGTTGACAAAGGAGGTTCTAGTTCTGAAAATGGTCTAAGGTCTGAAAAAGGTTGTGCTGCAAACTCATCTGCCGATTCTGAAGTTGACAAAAGAAGTTCTAGTTCATCTCTTCAAAACAGGGACACTGAGATGAGTGATGTGCCTCAGGTTGACAAAACTGAAGTTGTAGCTCCTAACACGGATTTTGCAATTGTGGTTTCTCATCAAAACATGGAAGTGGTTCCTAAAGCGATCCAAGTTACTGCAACCATCAGTGAATGCGAAACATTTCCCCAGGAAGAACCTACTTCTAAAGTGAAGAATGCCAGTGTCAAGAGGTTTGGGAATGCCTCAAATAAAGCAGCCACTAGATCTGTAAAGAACAAAGATGAGATTGTATCTTTCAAGTCTGATGGTGATAAAGTCGTTTCTCGTGATAATGTTGAGGTGCAACCAGAAAAGAATCATGCTAGACCAAATGGTGCTGAATGTACAGTATTCATTCCTGAAGAAATCCCAAATAGTAAAGCAAATAATGCAGCTACCAACAACTCGCGGGATGCTTTACAGATGAACACAGCACTAGCACTTTCCAAGACTGAGTTAGCAGAGAAAAATCCTGGCAGTGCAAGTGCTGATGAATATCGAAAGAGTTCATGTGAGAAGGTATCTCAAACAGCTGATGTCGAGATGCCTGATGCTCCAATTGTTGATAGCACTGGAGCCATGTTTTCAAAGTCAGGTTTTAAGGAAGTGTTTCCTCCAGAAAATGCAGGATCTTGCCCTAAGAGACTCTCAACCAACACAAATATGGGTGGCCCTGAAACATGCACCCCCAGAATTGTACCAAACAACAGAGTACGAAAGGCAGCAGCCAAGAGGAAAGTATCTGCTGTCCAGCAAAACAGCTTTGGTGATGTGCCTTGCAAGAACAGCAGTGCTGTTGTGTCTGAATTTAAATTTGTGTATAAGAGAGCTTCAGAGGGTCCTAGAAATGGTAGCAAGAAAACAATGGATCAGAATCTTCAGAGTTCCAATGAGGATGAGGCCAGAGATGCCGGTGTATCATTTTCTGAAGATGACATGCGAGATAGATCGAAAATATTGCAAAATTCGCAAGCAAGAAGCAGCAAAAGACAAAAGGCAGCAGATTTAATGGATGGTTCTACTGATCATGACAAGGAGAACCTACCAGGGAATCATAATATTTCCAAATCAAAATATGGAAACAGTTGTACGAGTCTGAACAGTTTTATTCAAGCTGCAGGAAGTGGCAAAGACAGGCTTGCTGACCGCGGTGTGGTAGAAGAAAACGATTGTGGAATGTTAACTGTGCTGGAGCCCAGATTATTTATTTTGAGTGGGCATCGCCTTCTGAGAAAGGAGTATAAGTTGATACTTAGACGCCTGAAGGGAAAAGTTTGTAGGGATTCGCATCAATGGTCTTTCCAAGCAACTCATTTTATCTCCCCTGAGCTCCGCAGAACTGAAAAATTCTTTGCGGCAGCTGCCGCTGGCAG GTGGATACTAAAGTCTGATTATTTGACTGCTTGTAATGAGGCTGGGAAGTTCTTAGAGGAAGAACCATTTGAGTGGCATGGTAATGGCCTTAACAATGGTGATACTATAAGTTTGGATGCTCCTCGGAAATGGCGCCAACTAAGGCAGCATACTGGCCATGGCGCTTTCTACGGGATGCAGATAATTATATACGGGGAGTGCATTTCTCCATCACTG GATACACTGAAGCGCGCGGTGAGAGCTGGCGATGGCACCATCTTGGCAACCTCCCCACCTTACACCCGGTTCTTGAAGAAACCTGATCACGTCGACTTCGCTGTTGTATCTGCTGGGACGCCAAGCGCAGATGCATGGGTAGAGGAGTTTAAGAGGCAGGGCATTCCATGCATCAGCGCAGATTATCTTGTGGAGTACATCTGCAAGCCAGGTCAGTCTCTAAACAAGCATGTCCTCTTCAACATGCACGATCTGGCAGACAAGTCCCATGCGAAGCTACTCAAGGGCCAGCTTGACGACGTGCTTGGAGAGGCAA GAGGCGATGCAGCTGAACCAACTTGTTCGGCTTGTGGATCCAACGACCGGGAAGGAGGACTGATGCTGATCTGTGGCAGTGGCAGTGACGAGGAGAATGGGACCCGGATGCATATTCCCCTtgaagctgaagctgaagctACCCCAGGTGATGGAGGAGAGTGGCTGTGCACCAGCTGCCACAAAAATAAATTCCCCCACAAGTCTGCCAAATCAAGAGTGCTGAAACATAGCtga